The Mycobacterium riyadhense sequence GTGGCTGGCCGCTGCCTCCAAGTACTCGGGTGCGGCGATCACCCACGACATCGACAACCTCCCGACAACTGTGACGGGCCGACTAGCCGCGAGTGACTCACGACACAGTTACTCATTCGGGAGCAGATGCTATCGCGTCACGGCGGTTAGTATCGCACTTCGGAAAAATTTGTACCGCCGTATCAAAATTGCTCGGGACTAATCAGCGCGTGGCACCCGTAATAGGTAGGTGTCCATGATCCAGCCGTGGCGCGCTCTGGCCTCGGCGCGCAGTGCCGCTATGCGAGGCCCGACTTCCCCGACCGTGCCGGAAATCAGCAGCTCATCGTCGGTTCCTAGATAGGCGCCCCACCAGATGCGAGTGTCCGGCGGGCAGGTCTGAAACGAGCAGTCGGCGTCGAGCATGACCACCGCTGAGCCAGACACTCCGTGCGCGCGCAGTTGTCTGCCCGTCGTGATGAGAACCGGTTCGCCAACGTCGTTGAGCGGGATGCGGTGTCGAGCGGTCAGCGCTTGCACCGCGGTGATGCCCGGAATCACGTCGTAGCTGATATCGGCCTTGGCTGCCACGGCGTCGAGTATGCGTAGCGTGCTGTCGTACAGCGACGGGTCACCCCAGGCCAGAAACGCGCCCACATCATCGGGTCCGAGTTCGTCGGACATGGCCTTCGCCCAGATCCGGGCCCGCGCCGCGTGCCAGTCGGACACCGCGTCGCGGTAGTCGTCATCACGCGAGCGCGGTGGGTCGGGCAGCTCGACAAATCGGTATCCGGGCTTTTCGATGAACCGCGCGCAGATCCCCCGACGCAGCGCCACCAGGTCGCTCTTCGCCTCCCCCTTGTCCATCGCGAAGAACACCTGAGCGTTGTTGAGGGCCTTGATCGCCTGGACGGTCATGTACTCCGGGTCCCCCGCGCCGATGCCGATGACGTGGATGTGCCGACTCACCCCGCCAGTCAACCGAATCGAAACCTAGATTTTCTATGCGACACCACAAGTACCCGGTACCATGGGTACCGTATGCGGCACCCAATGAAGGGACGTCAGCGATGACCTCTACGGTCAAGCCAAGCGCGCCGAGTCGTGAAGAATTCTCCGAGCGTCTGCTCAAAGGCTCGGTCAAGAAGTCCTACGAACCCATCGTCGACATCGACTGGGACGCCCCGCTCGACCCGGACAAGTTCTACCTACCGCCCAAGCTGGTGTCGCTGTACGGGACCCCGATGTGGGACGAGATGACCCGCGAACAGCAAATCGAGCTGTCCCGCCAGGAATTGGTCAACACGCTCTCGGCCGGGATCTGGTTCGAGAACATGCTCAACCAATCGTTGCTGCGCACCATCCTGCATGAAGACCCCACCAGCCGGTCGACACATTACAAGCTGACCGAGTTAGGCGACGAAACCCGCCACATGGTCATGTTCGGCAAGGCCATCGAACGCATCGGCGCCAAGCCGGTACGCCCGCGTCGCTTCCACCGGTGGATAATCAACGCGCTTCCGCTGGCGTTCCAGCGGGGCTCGATGCTGTGGGTGGCAGCCCTGATCGGCGAGGAGATCTTCGACTCGCTGCAACGGCAGATGATGGACGACCCGGAATTGCAACCAATTATCCAGCGGCTCATGCGAATTCACGTCACCGAAGAGGCCCGCCACATTCAGTTTGCTCGTGATGGCGCGCGCAAACGGGTGGCCGAAATGCCTCGGATCAACCGGTGGTTCATGGCCAACATCAACGGCCTCGGCGGGTATTTCTTCCGCTACCTGTTCAGCAATCCGATCCCGTACGCGCGCACGGGTCTGGATCCACGGCGGGCCCGCGCGACGGCTCGCAACAGCCCGCACCGTCACGAAATGCAGATGGCCGGATTCGCGCCGCTGGCAGCGTTTTTGACCGAAGTGGGCCTGATGGGACCGATCGCCCGCAGCGGCTGGAAACGCAGCAAGTTTCTGTGACCGAGTTCCCGCGCCGCATCGTCATTGTTGGCGCTCGGGAAACCGCCGGGCCGCTGGCTGCCGACCTGGTGCTTGCCAACCGTGACGTCCTTAGTTCGGTGTTCGACGACGCGACCGACACATGGGTGCTGACCACGTCCGGCGGCGAGACCGTGCATGCCTGTGTCGTCATCGCCGCCGAGCCCGCGGTGTACGTCCCGTGGATACCGGATATCCCCGGCGTCTTCGCGGGCGAATCCTTTCACGCGGCGGCCTGGGACCCTGATTTCGATCCGGCCGGCAAGCAGGTTGCGGTGATCGGCACCGACGCCGCGGTCGGACACCACATCGGCCGGCTGCTCGAATCGGCAAGATCGGTAACCGCGTTCGCCTACCCACCACGTCGGTTTGTCACCGAAGTGCCGCTGCCGACGACGCGCGCCAGACGCTGGTTGCGCCGCCACGTGCGACATGAGCGGCCTCCGGCGGTCCATGTGGCGGGGTCGGCGATCGACGCGCTGACCTCCTCGGGTATCCGCACCAGCGATGGTGTCGAGCACTGCCTGGACACCATCATTTACGGCACCGGGTATGCGGTAGGCGACCAGACGCTGGTCGGCGCCGGCGGACTGACCATCCGACAGGCCTGGACCGACGGCATGGAGCCATTTTTCGGGGTGGCCGTTCACGGTTTTCCCAACTACTTCTTCATCACCGGGCCCGATATCGGTGCGCAGGGGCGCTACATCGTGGAGTGCATAGAGCTGATGAAACGCACCGGCAGCGCTCGCATGGAAGTGCGGCGCAGCAGCCAGCATGTGTTCAACGAGCGCGCCCAACTCGAACCCGCCGAGCCTCACGCAGTGGCATCCGCATTCGACCTGTCAGCCAGCACACCCGAGGACAGTGACACCTACGACGGCGCCGCGACGCTGGACATAGCCGGCAGCCGCCACTTCGTGCGCGTCCGGCTTACCGGTCACCTCGACCCCATCGACGGCAACTACCACTGGCAAGGCACGGTTTTCGATCACCTACCACAGGTCAAGCACGCGCGGGCCGCCACATTATCGATCGGCAAGTACAGCGCGCCCGCGCGCATCATCGAAGAAACGCCGTGGGGCACGCATTCGGTGGCCGGTGTGGGCACACCACCTTACGCGCGGCGCGGCCCCTGACGGGCGCGATGTGCGAATTCGGCTAGGCTGAGGGTCTCCTAGACAAGAGGTTGGCCACGCGAGTTAAGTGGGTAACCAGCCTGGGTGGCGCGTGCTGCAGCAGACGGCAGACAAGCGAGAACGGCGTGTTCGGCGTAGTGGTGGTCGGTGCTTCGGACGGGCGAGATCGGGACATCTACCCGACCTGCGTCCAGGTTGCAGCGCGACCATGGATTCCTGCGATGCCCCGCACTCCATATGCACCAGGCGGGGCCATTATCCGAAGATAGAGAGTGGGCCGCCGAAGAAGCGGCATCCTCAGCAATTGGCGGGGCAAGAGTTCGAGGAGCAGGAGATGGAGCCGGACGACCGGACAGAACTGGCACGCCGGTTCATGACGTCTCGCCGTTTTGCACTGGGCGCAGTCCCCGATGTGCGGGGGTGGCGCAAGTGAGCGCGGTAGCCAAGTCACCAAGCTCGTTAGCCGTTGCGGTTCGGACTGAGCAGTCGGTCGTCTTCCTGGCGGCCGAGGGTGTACTCGACGCAAACAACTCCGCGGAGCTTCGCGACAGCGTGATGAACGCGATGGTCGACGCACCGTCCGCCGTCATCGTCGACGTCACCGCACTTCAAGTCCCCGACGACGCCGCGTGGTCGATCTTCGTCAGCGCCCGCTGGCAGGCCGATACCCGGCCGGAGGTGCCGATCCTGCTGGTCTGCGGTGGTCGAGCCGCGCGCGAGGCAATCACCCGCAGCGGGACCGCCCGCTTCATGCCGGTGTATGCAACCGAGAAGTCGGCGATAAAGAGCCTCGGCAAGCTCGCGCGTCGCGGCTTCCGACATGCCCAGGCCCAACTACCCGCCAACCTGACCAGCCTTCGCGAGTCGCGCCAACTGGTCCGCGAGTGGCTCACCAACTGGTCGAAACCCAGGCTGATCCCGGTCGCTTTGGTGGTGGTCAACGTGTTCGTGGAAAACGTGCTGGAACACACCGGCAGCGATCCGTTGGTGCGACTCGAATGCGACGGTCCGACGGCAACGATCGCGGTTTCCGACGGCAGCGGAGCACCCGCGGTGCGGTTGCCGTCGCCCCCCAAGGGCATCGACGTATCCGGCCTGGCGATCGTTGACGCGTTGTCCCGCGCGTGGGGCAGCACTCCCACGGCGTCTGGCAAAACGGTCTGGGCCATCATCGGCCCCGAAAACCAGCTGTAAGCCACATCGGCGACATTGAGTGTGCGCTAGCGGCTTTGCGGGTGAATGGCGGGCGCGAATTTTGTGATTCGACCGCCCTGGGCACACACTCGACTCGTGCGGTTCAGCTACGCGGAGGCAATGACCGACCCGACGTTCTACATTCCGCTGGCCAAGGCGGCCGAGGCCGCCGGCTACGACAGCATGACGATCGCCGACAGTCTCGCCTATCCCTTTGAGTCCGAATCGAAGTACCCGTACACGCCGGACGGCGACCGCGAATTTCTCGACGGCAAGGAAATCATCGAGGCCATTGTCCTGACGGCGGCGTTGGGTGCGGTGACAACGACACTGCGGTTCAACTTGTTTGTTCTCAAGCTGCCCGTCCGGCCGCCGGCCCTGGTGGCCAAGCAGGTGGGCTCGCTGGCCGCGCTGATTGGCAACCGGGTAGGCCTTGGCGTTGGCACCAGTCCGTGGCCGGAGGACTACGAGTTGATGGGCATCCCATTCGCTAAGCGCGGCAAGCGGATTGACGAATGTATCGAGATTGTGAAGGGCCTCACCACCGGAGACTACTTCGAATTCCATGGCGAGTTCTACGACATCCCCAGGACGAAGATGACTCCGGCGCCGAGCAAGCCGATCCCGATACTGGTTGGCGGCCATGCCGATGCCGCACTGCGGCGCGCGGCGCGCCTGGACGGCTGGATGCACGGCGGTGGTAGCGACCCCGAGGAACTCGACCGACTCATCGCCCGGGTCAAGCGATTTCGCGACGAGGAGGGCAAGACCGGACCGTTCGAGATCCACGCGATCTCGATGGACGGCTACACCGTAGACGGCATCAAGCGGCTCGAGGACAAGGGCGTTACCGACGTCATCGTGGGCTTTCGGATTCCCTACATCAAGGGACCGGACACCGAGCCGCTGGAGAAGAAGATTCGTCACCTGGAGAAGTACGCCAACAAGGTGATCTCGAGAGTCTAACTGCGACCGCGCTACACCGGTCCGATGGCGTCTTCAAGCAGCTCGAGTTCGCGAGCAAGCTGATCGGTGAGCGTGCTCATTGCGGGGACGACGCGGCGACAGCTGATCAAGCCGAAGGCGATCTGGTCATTGGTGCTGGTGCAGGTGATGTTCAACGCCTGACCATCGACAGGTATCGACATCGGGTAGAGCGCGTCCAAGTGGGCACCGTTCCAGTACAACGGGCCACGCGGACCGGGCACGTTGGAGATCGTCACGTTCGGCGGGCACAGCGGCCCACGAGCGTGTCCCAGCGTCATCGCAAGTGCGAGCGGGGCAGCGCCGAGCGCGCTCATCGCGATCACCTGCTCCCGGCTGCGGCCGGCGATGGCGGCCTTACCCTCTCGCATGCTGGTCCGCACGGCCGACAGCCGCTCGGCGGGGTCGGCCAGGTGCGTGGCCAGCGAACATATCAAGGTCCCGATCTTGTTACCGGGAACCTGACGCATCACGTCGACAACGTCGGCGCCGCGCAGCGAGACCGGCACCATCGCCGTCAGCGGCGCGACCGGCAGCGCCTCGCGGGCGATCAGGTAACTGCGCAACGCCCCGGCACACATGGCCAGCACGACGTCGTTGATGGTGGCATCAGCACGCTTCGCGACCAATCTCAGTCGTTCGATCGGGAATGTGCAGCCGGCGAAAGACCGGGCACTGTCGATCGGCACGTTCAACGGGGTGTGGGGTGCTGCCAGCGTGAGCGGACCTCCGCGGCGGCGGGCTGCCCGCCACGCGGTGTCTGCCAGCGCCGGAACCATGCCCGCAAGCTCCCCGGCCGTGCCAAGCACCGCTCGGGCCAGCGTCAGCGGTCCCAACGGGGTCGAAGGGGCCGGCGGATCCGACGGTCGCGCCTGTTCGCCCACCTCCCACAGTGCGGGCATCTCACGCCGATCTGGGTCCGCACAGACGGTCCGTTGTAGAAGCCGCATCGCTGAGACTCCATCGGCTAGCGCATGGTGGGTCTTGATATACATCGCGTACTGGCCGTTGGGCAGGCCCTCGATCAGATGCAACTGCCAAAGCGGGCGCGAGCGATCCAGCATCCCAGCGTGCAATTGCGACACCAGCTCCCACAGCGCGGCCATGCCGGCTCGCCGCGGCAATGCACAGAGCTGGACGTGGTAGTCCAGTTCGACCTCGGCCTCGGTGCGCCAATACCATTGCCCGAGAGAGCTCAGGGAGCGATGCGGACGTCGTCGCCACAGCGACGTCACTTGGTTGCGCGCCAGCGCGGCGGCGAACGTATCGCGCACGTAGCGCGCGTCGGCGCTCTCGGGGCGACTCAGCAACGCCAGCGCACCCACGTGCATCGGCCGCTTCGGCGTCTCAGCAAAAAGAAACATCGCATCGGCGGCGGACATGGGAAATAGCATGGGCGGCAGAACCTTTCAGGCGACCGACACATCCCCGCCACGGACGGCTGCTTCCCGAGAACGTGTCGGATGCTGACTACCGCCGGGACTGGACGGCCAAAACCCGCCGAAAAGGGCTGGGTACCTCGGTCACATTAGCCACACCAGTGACTACTCGCAACCGGCCGCGTTCGGTCATCGGCGCGCATGCTTCGCCTCGATGAGACGGCGCGCGATCTCGACAACGGCTGTATTCGAGTTCTGCGACAGTTGTGAGAGCAGCGCGAATGCGCGAACGGCGTCGACATTGAAGCGTTCCATCAGCATCCCCTTGGCCTGGCCGATGAGGTCGCGGGAAGCGAGTGCGCTGCGGAATTGCTGGTCGTGGCGCAGCATGCTCCACGCCAGTGCGGCATGAGTGGCCATGATCAATGCCATCTCCACCGATTCGGCGTCGAACGCGTGACGTCGCGAGGCGTAAAAGTTGAGCGCACCCATGTTGTGGCGGTTGACGAACAACGGGATCGTCATGATCGACCGGATCGGCGTTTCGTCGGCAACGTCGCGGCAATAGCCAGGCCAGCGCTGTTCGGTGGTGACGTCGTCGATGCGGATGACCTGTCCCTCCCAGGTTGCGGCGCCGCACATGTCCTTGTGGCGTTGCTGAATTTTGCCTAGCAGGATCGGGTACCCGGCGGTTGCCGACACCGTCCGCACCCCGTCGCGGCTGCCCATCGTGAGTGCAGCATGCTCAGCACCGGGCACGGATTTTACGGCGGTGTCAAGTAGATTGCCGAGGGTTGTGTCGATGTCGTCGGTGGGCTGCTGCTCCTGGAGATTCCGCGCCAATTCGGCGACCTGGAGAGCAATTGCGCGCACGTGACTCGCTGTCATTGTGGTCTTCTCCGATCGAGCGCCGATGGAGGCCATCTCATTTTCACGCCATGTGGTGTTGCTGGCAAGGTCGCGAGGCAAACGGCCAACGAAGGTAAGGCTTACATATGTTCCAGTTAGGCTTGTCAACGCTTTTCGCGAAAGTGTAGACGGCACAGTCGATCCCACTTCGGGGGCACTTCTCCTGGCGCCTTGGCTGAGACCAATCTTGGTCTGCCACACCCCGAAAGCGTTGATGAACGCCGCACGGTACAGCGGGCATTCA is a genomic window containing:
- the cobF gene encoding precorrin-6A synthase (deacetylating) — encoded protein: MSRHIHVIGIGAGDPEYMTVQAIKALNNAQVFFAMDKGEAKSDLVALRRGICARFIEKPGYRFVELPDPPRSRDDDYRDAVSDWHAARARIWAKAMSDELGPDDVGAFLAWGDPSLYDSTLRILDAVAAKADISYDVIPGITAVQALTARHRIPLNDVGEPVLITTGRQLRAHGVSGSAVVMLDADCSFQTCPPDTRIWWGAYLGTDDELLISGTVGEVGPRIAALRAEARARHGWIMDTYLLRVPRAD
- a CDS encoding AurF N-oxygenase family protein, with amino-acid sequence MTSTVKPSAPSREEFSERLLKGSVKKSYEPIVDIDWDAPLDPDKFYLPPKLVSLYGTPMWDEMTREQQIELSRQELVNTLSAGIWFENMLNQSLLRTILHEDPTSRSTHYKLTELGDETRHMVMFGKAIERIGAKPVRPRRFHRWIINALPLAFQRGSMLWVAALIGEEIFDSLQRQMMDDPELQPIIQRLMRIHVTEEARHIQFARDGARKRVAEMPRINRWFMANINGLGGYFFRYLFSNPIPYARTGLDPRRARATARNSPHRHEMQMAGFAPLAAFLTEVGLMGPIARSGWKRSKFL
- a CDS encoding DUF4873 domain-containing protein, with the translated sequence MYVPWIPDIPGVFAGESFHAAAWDPDFDPAGKQVAVIGTDAAVGHHIGRLLESARSVTAFAYPPRRFVTEVPLPTTRARRWLRRHVRHERPPAVHVAGSAIDALTSSGIRTSDGVEHCLDTIIYGTGYAVGDQTLVGAGGLTIRQAWTDGMEPFFGVAVHGFPNYFFITGPDIGAQGRYIVECIELMKRTGSARMEVRRSSQHVFNERAQLEPAEPHAVASAFDLSASTPEDSDTYDGAATLDIAGSRHFVRVRLTGHLDPIDGNYHWQGTVFDHLPQVKHARAATLSIGKYSAPARIIEETPWGTHSVAGVGTPPYARRGP
- a CDS encoding STAS domain-containing protein; amino-acid sequence: MSAVAKSPSSLAVAVRTEQSVVFLAAEGVLDANNSAELRDSVMNAMVDAPSAVIVDVTALQVPDDAAWSIFVSARWQADTRPEVPILLVCGGRAAREAITRSGTARFMPVYATEKSAIKSLGKLARRGFRHAQAQLPANLTSLRESRQLVREWLTNWSKPRLIPVALVVVNVFVENVLEHTGSDPLVRLECDGPTATIAVSDGSGAPAVRLPSPPKGIDVSGLAIVDALSRAWGSTPTASGKTVWAIIGPENQL
- a CDS encoding LLM class flavin-dependent oxidoreductase, which encodes MRFSYAEAMTDPTFYIPLAKAAEAAGYDSMTIADSLAYPFESESKYPYTPDGDREFLDGKEIIEAIVLTAALGAVTTTLRFNLFVLKLPVRPPALVAKQVGSLAALIGNRVGLGVGTSPWPEDYELMGIPFAKRGKRIDECIEIVKGLTTGDYFEFHGEFYDIPRTKMTPAPSKPIPILVGGHADAALRRAARLDGWMHGGGSDPEELDRLIARVKRFRDEEGKTGPFEIHAISMDGYTVDGIKRLEDKGVTDVIVGFRIPYIKGPDTEPLEKKIRHLEKYANKVISRV
- a CDS encoding WS/DGAT/MGAT family O-acyltransferase, giving the protein MLFPMSAADAMFLFAETPKRPMHVGALALLSRPESADARYVRDTFAAALARNQVTSLWRRRPHRSLSSLGQWYWRTEAEVELDYHVQLCALPRRAGMAALWELVSQLHAGMLDRSRPLWQLHLIEGLPNGQYAMYIKTHHALADGVSAMRLLQRTVCADPDRREMPALWEVGEQARPSDPPAPSTPLGPLTLARAVLGTAGELAGMVPALADTAWRAARRRGGPLTLAAPHTPLNVPIDSARSFAGCTFPIERLRLVAKRADATINDVVLAMCAGALRSYLIAREALPVAPLTAMVPVSLRGADVVDVMRQVPGNKIGTLICSLATHLADPAERLSAVRTSMREGKAAIAGRSREQVIAMSALGAAPLALAMTLGHARGPLCPPNVTISNVPGPRGPLYWNGAHLDALYPMSIPVDGQALNITCTSTNDQIAFGLISCRRVVPAMSTLTDQLARELELLEDAIGPV
- a CDS encoding GAF and ANTAR domain-containing protein, whose protein sequence is MTASHVRAIALQVAELARNLQEQQPTDDIDTTLGNLLDTAVKSVPGAEHAALTMGSRDGVRTVSATAGYPILLGKIQQRHKDMCGAATWEGQVIRIDDVTTEQRWPGYCRDVADETPIRSIMTIPLFVNRHNMGALNFYASRRHAFDAESVEMALIMATHAALAWSMLRHDQQFRSALASRDLIGQAKGMLMERFNVDAVRAFALLSQLSQNSNTAVVEIARRLIEAKHARR